From Klebsiella electrica, the proteins below share one genomic window:
- the fdx gene encoding ISC system 2Fe-2S type ferredoxin, producing MPKIVFLPHQDLCPDGVVVEAEIGETILDAALRSGIEIEHACEKSCACTTCHCIVREGFDSLAESTEDEDDMLDKAWGLEPDSRLSCQARVTHDDLVVEIPRYTINHAREH from the coding sequence ATGCCAAAGATTGTTTTTCTGCCCCATCAGGACCTGTGCCCGGATGGCGTAGTTGTGGAAGCTGAGATCGGTGAGACCATTCTGGATGCTGCTCTGCGCAGCGGCATTGAGATTGAACACGCCTGCGAAAAATCCTGTGCCTGCACCACCTGCCACTGCATCGTGCGTGAAGGTTTTGACTCGCTGGCCGAAAGTACCGAAGATGAAGATGATATGCTGGATAAGGCCTGGGGGCTGGAGCCCGACAGCCGTCTGAGCTGCCAGGCGCGCGTGACCCACGATGATCTGGTCGTCGAGATCCCGCGTTATACTATCAACCACGCACGCGAGCATTAA
- the iscX gene encoding Fe-S cluster assembly protein IscX, whose amino-acid sequence MGLKWTDSREIGEALYDAFPDLDPKTVRFTDMHQWICELEEFDDNPTASNEKILEAILLVWLDEAE is encoded by the coding sequence ATGGGACTGAAATGGACCGATAGTCGTGAAATTGGTGAAGCGCTGTATGACGCCTTCCCGGATCTCGACCCGAAAACCGTGCGCTTCACCGATATGCATCAGTGGATTTGCGAGCTGGAAGAGTTTGATGACAATCCGACCGCATCCAATGAAAAAATTCTGGAGGCGATTCTGCTAGTCTGGTTAGATGAAGCAGAATAA
- the pepB gene encoding aminopeptidase PepB codes for MTEAMKITLTTQPADARWGEKAAYSINNDGITLHLNGKDDLGLIQRAARKVDGMGIKHVALSGEGWDTDRAWAFWAGYKGPKGSRKVEWPALDDAQKSELDNRLTIIDWVRDTINAPAEELGPEQLAQRAVDLLCSVACDNVTYRITKGEDLREQGYLGLHTVGRGSERPPVLLALDYNPTGDKEAPVYACLVGKGITFDSGGYSIKQSAFMDSMKSDMGGAATVTGALAFAITRGLNKRVKLYLCCADNLISGNAFKLGDIIRYRNGKTVEIMNTDAEGRLVLADGLIDASAQKPELIIDAATLTGAAKTALGNDYHALFSFDDPLANRLLASAQAENEAFWRLPLAEFHRGQLPSNFAELNNTGSAAYPAGASTAAGFLSHFVENYHQGWLHIDCSATYRKAAVEQWSAGATGLGVRTIANLLTAE; via the coding sequence ATGACCGAAGCCATGAAGATTACGCTGACGACCCAACCTGCCGACGCGCGCTGGGGAGAAAAAGCGGCTTACAGCATTAATAATGACGGCATCACCCTGCATCTGAACGGTAAAGACGACCTCGGTTTGATTCAGCGCGCGGCGCGTAAAGTCGACGGGATGGGGATCAAGCACGTCGCGCTGAGCGGCGAAGGCTGGGATACCGACCGTGCGTGGGCATTCTGGGCCGGCTACAAAGGGCCGAAGGGCAGCCGCAAGGTGGAATGGCCGGCGCTGGACGACGCGCAGAAAAGCGAGCTGGACAATCGGCTGACGATTATTGACTGGGTGCGGGATACCATTAACGCGCCGGCGGAAGAGCTTGGCCCGGAACAGCTGGCTCAGCGCGCGGTCGATCTGCTGTGCAGCGTCGCCTGCGACAACGTGACTTACCGTATTACAAAAGGCGAAGACCTGCGCGAGCAAGGCTATCTTGGCCTGCATACCGTTGGCCGTGGCTCCGAGCGTCCTCCGGTGCTGCTGGCTCTGGATTACAACCCAACCGGCGATAAAGAAGCCCCGGTGTACGCTTGCCTGGTCGGGAAAGGCATCACCTTCGATTCCGGCGGCTACAGCATCAAACAAAGCGCGTTTATGGATTCGATGAAATCCGATATGGGCGGCGCGGCAACGGTTACCGGCGCGCTGGCGTTCGCGATTACCCGCGGCCTGAACAAACGCGTGAAGCTGTATCTGTGCTGTGCAGACAACCTGATCAGCGGTAACGCCTTTAAACTGGGCGACATTATTCGCTATCGCAATGGCAAGACCGTGGAAATCATGAACACCGATGCCGAAGGCCGCCTGGTGCTGGCGGATGGCCTGATTGACGCCTCGGCGCAGAAACCTGAGCTGATCATCGATGCGGCCACCCTGACCGGGGCGGCGAAAACCGCGCTCGGCAACGACTACCATGCGCTGTTCAGCTTTGACGACCCGCTGGCTAACCGCCTGCTGGCGAGCGCGCAGGCAGAAAACGAAGCCTTCTGGCGCCTGCCGCTGGCCGAGTTCCACCGTGGTCAACTGCCGTCTAACTTCGCCGAACTGAACAACACCGGCAGCGCGGCCTATCCGGCTGGCGCCAGCACCGCAGCCGGTTTCCTGTCGCATTTCGTTGAAAATTATCATCAGGGCTGGCTGCACATCGACTGCTCGGCGACCTATCGTAAAGCGGCGGTTGAGCAGTGGTCTGCTGGCGCTACCGGCCTCGGCGTGCGTACCATAGCGAATCTGCTGACGGCCGAGTAA
- the sseB gene encoding enhanced serine sensitivity protein SseB: MSETKNELETLLEKAATEPGHRPAFFRTLLESTVWVPGAAAEGEPIVEESAVDLQHWEKDDGASVIPFFTSLEALQQAVEDEQSFVVMPARTLFAMTLGETLFLNAKLATGKEFMPNEIRHLLGEEGSPLSTQTVLEGGESLLLSEVAEPPAQMIDSLTTLFKTLKTVRRAFLCSIKDSADAPANLLIGIEAEGDIAEVIQATGSVATDTLPGDEPIDICQVVEGEKGISHFMIAHITPFYEKRWGSFLRDFKQNRII; this comes from the coding sequence ATGTCCGAAACTAAAAATGAATTAGAAACTCTGCTGGAAAAGGCGGCGACCGAGCCAGGTCACCGTCCGGCATTTTTCCGTACGCTGCTGGAATCCACCGTGTGGGTTCCGGGAGCGGCGGCGGAAGGTGAGCCGATTGTCGAAGAGAGTGCCGTCGATCTGCAGCACTGGGAGAAAGACGATGGCGCCTCGGTGATTCCGTTTTTCACTTCTCTGGAAGCGCTGCAGCAGGCGGTTGAAGATGAACAATCGTTTGTGGTGATGCCGGCACGGACGCTGTTTGCGATGACGCTCGGCGAAACGCTGTTCCTCAATGCAAAGCTGGCAACCGGTAAAGAGTTTATGCCCAATGAGATCCGCCATCTGCTGGGGGAAGAGGGCAGCCCGCTCAGCACGCAAACCGTGCTCGAAGGCGGCGAGTCTCTGCTGTTGTCTGAAGTCGCCGAGCCGCCGGCGCAGATGATTGACTCGTTGACCACGCTGTTTAAAACGTTGAAGACCGTCAGGCGGGCGTTTCTTTGCTCAATTAAAGATAGCGCTGATGCGCCGGCAAACCTGCTGATCGGTATTGAAGCCGAAGGTGATATCGCAGAGGTTATCCAGGCGACCGGCAGCGTGGCGACCGATACGTTACCTGGCGATGAGCCGATTGATATCTGTCAGGTGGTGGAAGGCGAGAAGGGGATCAGCCATTTTATGATTGCCCATATCACGCCATTTTATGAAAAGCGCTGGGGCAGTTTCCTGCGCGACTTTAAACAGAACCGCATTATTTAA
- the sseA gene encoding 3-mercaptopyruvate sulfurtransferase, with the protein MSTSFFVAADWLAEHIDDPEIQIIDARMAPAGQEALRDMDAEYRAGHIPNAVFFDIEALSDHTSPLPHMMPRAEAFAVAMRELGVCSDKHLVVYDEGNLFSAPRAWWMLRTFGVENVSILAGGLAGWQRDELPLEQGVADIAEGEFDGRFDPQVIKRLTDVLLVSHEGSAQIVDARPAARFNGQADEPRPGLRRGHIPGALNVPWSDLVINGELKTVDELNEIFIRQGVNFERPIIASCGSGVTAAVVVLALTTLGVNGVCLYDGSWSEWGARTDLPIEPAQ; encoded by the coding sequence ATGTCTACCTCGTTTTTCGTCGCCGCTGACTGGTTAGCGGAACATATTGATGACCCGGAAATTCAGATTATCGATGCGCGAATGGCGCCAGCAGGCCAGGAAGCCCTGCGCGATATGGATGCGGAATATCGCGCGGGCCATATTCCCAACGCCGTATTTTTCGATATTGAAGCGCTCTCCGACCACACCAGTCCGCTGCCGCACATGATGCCGCGAGCGGAAGCCTTCGCCGTCGCAATGCGCGAGCTGGGGGTCTGCAGCGATAAACATCTGGTGGTTTACGATGAAGGCAATCTCTTCTCCGCCCCGCGCGCCTGGTGGATGCTGCGCACCTTTGGCGTCGAAAATGTCTCGATTCTCGCCGGCGGCCTGGCCGGCTGGCAGCGCGATGAACTGCCACTCGAACAGGGCGTTGCCGATATTGCGGAAGGAGAATTTGACGGACGCTTCGATCCGCAGGTGATCAAACGGCTGACCGATGTGCTGCTGGTCAGCCATGAGGGATCGGCGCAGATCGTCGATGCGCGTCCGGCCGCGCGTTTTAATGGTCAGGCGGATGAACCGCGTCCGGGGCTACGTCGTGGCCATATTCCCGGCGCGCTTAACGTGCCGTGGAGCGATCTGGTGATTAACGGCGAACTGAAAACCGTGGATGAGCTGAATGAGATTTTCATTCGCCAGGGCGTGAATTTCGAGCGACCGATTATCGCCAGCTGCGGCTCCGGCGTCACGGCGGCGGTGGTGGTGCTGGCGTTGACCACGCTCGGCGTTAACGGCGTGTGCCTGTACGACGGCTCGTGGAGCGAATGGGGCGCCCGCACGGATTTGCCCATCGAACCGGCGCAGTAA
- a CDS encoding alpha-2-macroglobulin family protein gives MKPFRLAALSLALLTALSLSGCDDSGKPQAVSPADSSAAQTGATKPDSAQLAALAEKSKGKALTLLDASELQLDGAAAMVLTFSVPLNPDQDFSRSVHLVDKKSGKVDGAWELSPDLKALRLRHLEPKRELIVTVDPTLSALNAATFDSHFEKTITTRDIAPSVGFASRGSLLPGKVIAGLPVMALNVDNVDVNFFRIKPESLSAFVSQWEYRNSLSNWESDELLKMADLVYTGRFDLNPARNTREKLLLPLADIKPLQQPGVYVAVMNQAGRYSYSNAATLFTLSDIGVSAHRYHNRLDVFTQSLEDGAAQSGIDVLLLNAKGQTLAEAKSDGQGHVTLQTNDKDAALLLARKDGQTTLLDLKLPALDLAEFSIAGAPGFSKQFFMFGPRDLYRPGETVILNALLRDGDGKPLAEQPVKFDVVQPDGQVIRSLVSKPVNGLYQFTWPLDSGAPTGMWHIRASTGDNQPREWDFHVEDFMPERMALNLTPQNAPLATDADVHFGVVGAYLYGAPASGNQLQGKLFLRPLRDAVAALPGFQFGDIAEENLSRSLDEVQTTLDEKGHADVTTASQWQDSHSPLQVVLQASLLESGGRPVTRTVQQPIWPADTLPGIRPEFALKEVYDYRTDTTVKQPVVDENSTAAFEIVYADAKGEKKAVSGLQVRLIRERRDYYWNWSDSEGWQSQFDQKDLQEGEQSLDLQAGQTAKVSFPVEWGSYRLEVKGPDDVISSVRFWAGYSWQDNSDGTGAARPDRVTMKLDKAAYKPGDTIKLHIAAPAAGKGYAMVESSEGPLWWQEIDVPANGMELSILVDKTWNRHDLYLSTLVIRPGDKSRSATPKRAVGLLHLPLGDENRRLTLALDAPQKMRPNQPLTVKIKASVAQGEVPKQVNVLLSAVDSGVLNITDYATPDPWDAFFGQKRYGADIYDIYGQVIEGQGRLASLRFGGDGDELKRGGKPPVNHVTIIAQQAQPVVLDERGEGAVTLPIGDFNGELRVMAQAWTADDFGSSDEKVVVAAPVIADLNTPRFLASGDATRLALDLRNLTDKPQTLNVALSASGLLQLDGAAIPPLQLAPGARSTLFVPVSARDGFGDGQVNATITGVTLPGETFTPMRKQWKIGVRPAFPAQTVNNGVVLQPGESWQAPVGQTQGFSPATLQGQLVFSGKPPLNLARYIRDLKAYPYGCLEQTASGLFPSLYTNAAQLKALGIVGDSDEKRRAAVDIGISRLLHMQRDDGGFALWDKEGPEEYWLTAYAMDFLVRAGEQGYSVPAQAMNNGNQRLLRYLQEPGLMTVRYSDDAAASRFAAQAYAALVLARQQKAPLGALREIWSRHEQARSGLPLLQLGIALKAMGDAPRAEQALTLAMSTPRQDTDRWLGDYGSALRDDALKLALLEENQLLPDAQNTLLSNLAEEAYGQRWLSTQETNALFLAGRTLQDLPGNWQAQTSLQAQPLSADKAQTRNLSAEQLASLQVSNTGDRPLWLRLDSSGYPLAAPQATGNVLGIERQIFDTRGQQKSLTSLRSGELVLVKLEVTAKRNVPDALVVDLLPAGLELENQNLANSSASLQENGDAVQNLLSQMQQADIQHIEFRDDRFVAAVAINEGQPVTLVYLARAVTPGTYQVPQPQVESMYIPQWRATGAASGPLTVTP, from the coding sequence ATGAAACCATTTCGTTTAGCGGCGCTGTCGCTGGCGCTATTGACGGCACTCTCTCTCAGCGGATGCGATGACAGCGGTAAACCGCAGGCCGTCTCGCCAGCCGACTCTTCCGCTGCGCAAACCGGCGCGACAAAACCGGACAGCGCGCAGCTGGCGGCACTGGCGGAAAAAAGCAAAGGTAAAGCGCTGACGCTGCTGGACGCCTCGGAACTCCAGCTGGACGGCGCGGCGGCGATGGTGCTCACCTTCTCTGTACCGCTTAATCCCGATCAGGATTTCTCACGCAGCGTGCATCTTGTCGATAAAAAAAGCGGCAAGGTGGATGGCGCCTGGGAACTGTCGCCGGATCTGAAAGCGCTGCGGCTACGCCATCTTGAGCCGAAACGCGAACTGATTGTCACCGTTGACCCGACGCTGAGTGCGCTGAACGCGGCGACCTTCGATAGCCATTTTGAAAAAACCATTACCACCCGCGATATTGCCCCGAGCGTCGGTTTCGCCAGTCGCGGCTCGCTGCTGCCGGGCAAAGTGATCGCCGGGCTGCCGGTCATGGCGCTCAACGTCGACAATGTCGACGTCAACTTTTTCCGTATCAAGCCGGAGTCGCTGTCCGCTTTCGTCAGCCAGTGGGAATACCGTAACTCATTGAGTAACTGGGAGTCTGACGAGCTGTTGAAAATGGCCGATCTGGTCTATACCGGGCGTTTCGATCTCAATCCGGCGCGCAATACGCGGGAGAAACTGCTGCTGCCGCTGGCCGATATTAAGCCGTTGCAGCAGCCGGGTGTCTACGTTGCGGTGATGAACCAGGCGGGGCGCTACAGCTATAGCAACGCCGCGACGTTGTTTACGCTGAGCGATATCGGCGTATCGGCGCACCGTTATCACAACCGGCTGGATGTCTTTACCCAGAGCCTGGAGGACGGTGCGGCGCAATCTGGTATCGATGTGCTGTTGCTGAATGCGAAAGGGCAAACCCTCGCCGAGGCGAAAAGCGACGGCCAGGGTCACGTTACCCTGCAAACTAATGATAAAGACGCGGCGCTGCTGCTGGCGCGAAAAGACGGGCAGACCACCCTGCTGGATCTCAAACTTCCCGCCCTGGATCTGGCCGAGTTCTCGATTGCCGGCGCTCCGGGATTCAGCAAGCAGTTCTTTATGTTCGGTCCGCGCGATCTGTATCGCCCGGGAGAAACGGTCATCCTTAACGCGCTGCTTCGTGACGGCGACGGCAAGCCGCTGGCCGAGCAGCCGGTGAAATTCGACGTGGTGCAGCCGGACGGGCAGGTGATCCGCTCGCTGGTCAGCAAACCGGTCAATGGTCTGTATCAGTTTACCTGGCCGCTTGATAGCGGGGCACCGACCGGGATGTGGCATATCCGCGCCAGTACCGGCGACAATCAGCCGCGCGAGTGGGATTTCCACGTTGAAGATTTTATGCCTGAGCGGATGGCGCTGAATCTGACGCCGCAAAACGCGCCGCTGGCCACGGATGCCGATGTGCACTTCGGCGTCGTCGGCGCCTATCTGTATGGCGCCCCGGCCAGCGGCAATCAGCTACAGGGGAAACTGTTCCTGCGCCCGCTGCGCGATGCGGTTGCGGCGCTGCCGGGCTTCCAGTTTGGTGATATTGCCGAAGAAAACCTCTCCCGCAGCCTGGATGAGGTCCAGACGACGCTGGATGAAAAAGGCCATGCCGACGTCACCACCGCCAGCCAGTGGCAGGATAGCCATTCGCCGCTGCAGGTGGTTTTACAGGCCAGCCTGCTGGAATCAGGTGGCCGACCGGTTACCCGCACCGTGCAGCAGCCGATCTGGCCTGCCGATACGCTGCCAGGCATTCGCCCGGAGTTTGCCCTCAAAGAGGTCTACGACTATCGCACCGACACAACGGTGAAACAGCCGGTGGTGGATGAAAACAGCACCGCGGCGTTTGAGATTGTTTATGCCGACGCCAAAGGCGAGAAAAAAGCGGTCTCCGGGCTACAGGTGCGGCTGATTCGCGAGCGCCGCGACTACTACTGGAACTGGTCTGACAGCGAAGGCTGGCAGTCGCAGTTCGATCAAAAAGATCTGCAGGAAGGCGAACAATCTCTGGATCTGCAGGCCGGGCAAACGGCGAAAGTGAGTTTCCCGGTGGAGTGGGGCTCCTACCGCCTGGAAGTGAAAGGCCCCGATGACGTCATCAGCAGCGTGCGCTTCTGGGCGGGCTACAGCTGGCAGGATAACAGCGATGGCACAGGCGCAGCGCGTCCGGATCGGGTCACCATGAAGCTGGACAAAGCCGCCTATAAACCCGGCGACACCATCAAACTGCATATCGCCGCCCCGGCGGCGGGGAAAGGCTATGCGATGGTAGAATCGAGCGAAGGGCCGCTGTGGTGGCAGGAAATTGACGTCCCGGCGAATGGCATGGAGTTGTCGATTCTGGTCGATAAAACCTGGAACCGTCACGATCTCTACCTCAGCACCCTGGTGATTCGCCCCGGAGATAAATCCCGCTCGGCGACGCCGAAACGGGCGGTTGGCCTGCTGCACCTGCCGCTGGGCGATGAAAACCGGCGCCTGACGCTGGCGCTGGATGCTCCACAAAAAATGCGCCCGAATCAGCCGCTGACGGTGAAAATCAAAGCCAGCGTGGCGCAGGGGGAAGTGCCGAAACAGGTCAATGTGCTGCTCTCCGCCGTAGACAGCGGGGTGCTGAACATCACCGATTACGCCACTCCGGATCCGTGGGATGCCTTCTTTGGTCAGAAACGTTACGGCGCGGATATTTATGATATCTACGGTCAGGTGATTGAAGGGCAGGGGCGTCTCGCCAGCCTGCGTTTCGGCGGCGACGGCGACGAACTCAAACGCGGCGGAAAACCGCCGGTTAACCACGTCACGATTATTGCCCAGCAGGCGCAGCCGGTGGTACTGGATGAGCGTGGCGAAGGGGCGGTGACGCTGCCGATTGGCGATTTCAACGGCGAACTGCGTGTGATGGCGCAGGCGTGGACCGCCGATGATTTTGGCAGCAGCGACGAGAAAGTGGTGGTGGCCGCGCCGGTGATTGCCGATCTGAATACGCCGCGCTTCCTTGCCAGCGGCGACGCAACCCGGCTGGCGCTGGATCTGCGTAATCTCACCGACAAGCCGCAAACGCTGAATGTCGCGCTGAGCGCCAGCGGTTTGCTGCAGCTCGATGGCGCGGCCATTCCTCCGCTACAGCTGGCGCCCGGCGCGCGCAGCACGCTGTTTGTCCCGGTGAGTGCCCGCGATGGCTTCGGCGATGGTCAGGTGAACGCCACGATTACCGGCGTGACCCTGCCGGGCGAGACCTTCACCCCGATGCGCAAACAGTGGAAAATTGGCGTGCGTCCGGCCTTCCCGGCGCAGACCGTGAATAACGGCGTGGTGCTGCAACCGGGGGAAAGCTGGCAGGCGCCTGTCGGGCAAACGCAGGGCTTCTCGCCGGCGACGCTGCAGGGGCAACTGGTCTTCAGCGGGAAGCCGCCGCTAAATCTCGCCCGCTACATTCGCGACCTGAAAGCCTATCCTTATGGCTGCCTGGAGCAGACCGCCAGCGGACTGTTCCCGTCGCTTTACACCAATGCCGCGCAGCTCAAAGCATTGGGTATCGTCGGCGACAGCGATGAAAAACGTCGTGCGGCGGTGGACATCGGTATTTCCCGACTGCTGCATATGCAGCGTGACGATGGCGGATTCGCCCTGTGGGACAAAGAAGGGCCGGAAGAGTACTGGCTGACCGCCTATGCCATGGATTTCCTCGTGAGAGCAGGCGAGCAGGGCTATAGCGTACCGGCTCAGGCGATGAATAACGGTAACCAGCGTCTGCTGCGCTATCTGCAGGAACCGGGGCTGATGACCGTTCGCTACAGCGATGACGCGGCGGCCAGCCGTTTCGCCGCTCAGGCCTATGCGGCCCTGGTGCTGGCCCGTCAGCAAAAAGCGCCCCTTGGCGCCCTACGCGAAATCTGGAGCCGTCATGAGCAGGCGCGTTCTGGCCTGCCTCTGCTGCAACTGGGTATCGCCCTCAAAGCGATGGGCGATGCGCCGCGCGCTGAGCAGGCGTTGACGCTGGCGATGAGCACGCCGCGTCAGGATACGGATCGCTGGCTGGGCGATTATGGTAGCGCGCTGCGCGACGATGCGCTGAAGCTGGCCCTGCTGGAGGAGAACCAACTGCTGCCGGATGCGCAGAACACCTTACTGAGCAACCTCGCGGAAGAGGCCTACGGTCAGCGCTGGCTTTCAACCCAGGAGACTAACGCGCTGTTCCTGGCTGGCCGGACATTACAGGATTTACCCGGCAACTGGCAGGCGCAAACGTCGCTACAGGCGCAGCCGCTCTCGGCGGATAAAGCGCAGACCCGCAACCTGAGCGCTGAACAACTGGCCTCCCTGCAGGTCAGCAATACCGGCGATCGACCGCTCTGGCTGCGTCTTGACAGCAGCGGATACCCGCTCGCTGCGCCGCAGGCCACGGGGAACGTTCTGGGTATTGAACGTCAAATCTTTGACACCCGCGGTCAGCAGAAATCGCTGACCTCGCTGCGTAGCGGCGAGCTGGTGCTGGTGAAGCTGGAGGTCACCGCCAAACGCAACGTTCCGGATGCGCTGGTGGTCGACCTGCTGCCGGCGGGACTGGAGCTGGAAAACCAGAATCTGGCGAACAGCAGCGCCAGCCTGCAGGAGAACGGCGACGCGGTGCAGAACCTGCTTAGCCAGATGCAGCAGGCGGATATTCAACATATCGAGTTCCGTGACGATCGCTTCGTCGCCGCCGTGGCGATTAACGAAGGGCAGCCGGTGACGCTGGTGTACCTGGCGCGCGCGGTCACGCCGGGAACATATCAGGTTCCGCAGCCGCAGGTGGAGTCGATGTATATTCCGCAGTGGCGGGCGACCGGCGCGGCCAGCGGCCCGCTGACTGTTACCCCGTAA
- the pbpC gene encoding peptidoglycan glycosyltransferase PbpC (penicillin-binding protein 1C), with translation MRALRQVKRRWRWLAALIVMLWLAVLAADRLWPLPLQEVAPARVVVAEDGTPLWRFADQQGVWRYPVALNDVSPRYLQALIQYEDRWFWRHPGVNPFAVFRAAWQDLTAGRVISGGSTLTMQVARLLDPHPRTFGGKLRQLWRALQLEWHLSKSEILTLYLNRAPFGGTLQGIGAASWAYLGKPPAQLSYGEAALLAVLPQAPSRLRPDRWPQRAQAARDKVLARMRSQGVWPAKAVQEAIEEPVWLFPRQMPQLAPLFSRRILASSRKGKVVTTLDAGLQRQLEDLALNWKSRLPPRSSLAMVVVDHTNMKVRGWVGSADISDDSRFGHIDMVSAVRSPGSVLKPFVYGMALDDGLIHPASLLQDVPRRFSDYRPGNFDSGFHGPVSASEALVRSLNLPAVQVLEAYGPKRFAATLRNAGLPLILPIGAEPNLSLILGGAGTKLEDIVAGYSAFARHGKVARLRMTPDAPLVERPLLSPGAAWIIRRILAGEAQPVSDASLVQVVPLAWKTGTSYGYRDAWAIGVNARYLIGIWTGRPDGTPVVGQFGFASAVPLLNQVNNMLLARPATGRGGLPTDPRPQTVSAATICWPGGQNLAPGDSNCRRRLATWLLDDSQPPTLLLPGQEEGRGIRFPVWLDGQGRRVAADCPGAVRKIIDVWPLPLEPWLPPAERRAARSGPVSPDCPPPQATDVAPLVLSGVREGAVIKRLPGTTRVMLALQTTGGEGRRWWFLNGEPQTAAGASATLPLERPDSYQLVVMDESGQVATANFTLQ, from the coding sequence ATGCGGGCGTTGCGACAGGTAAAACGCCGCTGGCGCTGGCTGGCGGCGTTGATCGTGATGCTATGGCTGGCGGTGCTGGCGGCGGATCGTCTGTGGCCGTTACCGCTGCAGGAGGTGGCACCGGCCCGGGTGGTGGTCGCGGAAGATGGCACGCCGCTGTGGCGCTTTGCCGATCAGCAGGGCGTCTGGCGCTATCCGGTCGCTCTCAATGATGTGTCGCCGCGCTATCTGCAGGCGCTGATCCAGTATGAAGATCGCTGGTTCTGGCGGCATCCGGGCGTAAATCCGTTTGCGGTTTTTCGCGCGGCCTGGCAGGACCTGACCGCCGGGCGAGTCATCTCCGGCGGCAGCACCCTGACCATGCAGGTCGCGAGGCTGCTCGATCCTCATCCCCGCACCTTCGGCGGCAAGCTGCGCCAGCTCTGGCGCGCGCTGCAGCTGGAATGGCATTTATCAAAAAGCGAGATCCTGACGCTGTATCTTAACCGCGCTCCCTTTGGCGGGACGCTGCAGGGGATTGGCGCTGCCAGCTGGGCCTATCTCGGCAAACCCCCCGCGCAACTCAGCTATGGCGAAGCGGCGCTGCTGGCCGTGCTGCCGCAGGCGCCAAGTCGTTTACGTCCCGATCGCTGGCCGCAGCGGGCTCAGGCCGCGCGGGATAAAGTCCTGGCGCGGATGCGCAGCCAGGGCGTCTGGCCCGCTAAGGCGGTACAGGAAGCGATTGAAGAACCGGTATGGTTGTTTCCACGACAGATGCCGCAGCTGGCACCGCTTTTTTCCCGGCGGATACTGGCGAGCAGCCGCAAAGGGAAAGTGGTGACGACGCTCGATGCCGGGCTCCAGCGGCAGCTGGAAGATCTGGCGCTCAACTGGAAATCGCGCCTGCCGCCGCGTAGCTCGCTGGCGATGGTGGTCGTCGACCATACCAATATGAAAGTGCGGGGCTGGGTCGGTTCGGCGGATATTTCCGACGATAGCCGCTTCGGGCATATCGATATGGTCTCGGCGGTTCGTTCGCCGGGGTCGGTTTTAAAACCGTTTGTCTACGGTATGGCGCTGGATGATGGGCTTATTCATCCGGCCTCTTTATTACAGGATGTGCCGCGCCGTTTTAGCGACTACCGTCCCGGAAATTTTGACAGCGGTTTTCATGGCCCGGTCAGCGCCAGCGAAGCACTGGTGCGTTCGCTGAACCTTCCGGCGGTTCAGGTGCTTGAAGCCTACGGGCCGAAGCGCTTCGCCGCCACCTTACGCAATGCCGGTTTGCCGCTGATATTACCGATCGGCGCGGAACCCAACCTGTCGCTGATCCTCGGCGGGGCGGGGACAAAGCTGGAAGATATCGTGGCTGGATACAGCGCCTTCGCCCGTCATGGCAAGGTCGCGCGATTGCGGATGACGCCGGACGCCCCGCTGGTGGAAAGACCGCTGTTGTCGCCGGGCGCGGCATGGATAATCCGGCGAATACTGGCGGGCGAAGCCCAGCCGGTATCGGACGCTTCGTTGGTGCAGGTGGTTCCGCTGGCGTGGAAAACCGGCACCAGCTACGGCTATCGCGATGCCTGGGCCATTGGCGTCAATGCCCGCTACCTGATCGGCATCTGGACCGGGCGGCCTGACGGCACTCCGGTGGTGGGGCAGTTTGGTTTTGCCAGCGCGGTACCTCTGCTGAACCAGGTCAATAATATGCTGCTGGCGCGCCCGGCCACGGGGCGCGGCGGTCTGCCTACCGACCCGCGTCCGCAGACGGTCAGCGCGGCAACGATCTGCTGGCCTGGCGGGCAGAATCTGGCGCCAGGCGATAGTAACTGCCGACGTCGACTGGCGACATGGCTGCTGGATGACAGCCAGCCGCCGACGCTGCTGTTGCCGGGCCAGGAAGAGGGGCGCGGTATTCGCTTCCCTGTCTGGTTAGATGGGCAGGGGCGGCGGGTGGCGGCGGATTGTCCCGGCGCCGTGCGGAAGATAATCGATGTCTGGCCGCTGCCGCTGGAGCCCTGGCTGCCCCCTGCGGAGCGGCGGGCTGCACGTTCAGGCCCGGTTTCGCCGGACTGCCCGCCGCCGCAGGCGACGGACGTGGCACCGCTGGTGCTGTCGGGCGTGCGTGAGGGGGCGGTGATTAAACGTTTACCGGGAACGACGCGGGTCATGCTGGCGCTGCAGACCACCGGTGGCGAAGGGCGGCGCTGGTGGTTTCTCAATGGTGAACCACAGACCGCCGCCGGTGCCAGTGCGACGCTGCCGCTGGAGCGGCCCGACAGTTATCAACTGGTGGTCATGGACGAGAGTGGCCAGGTGGCGACGGCGAATTTTACGCTGCAATAG